AGTGATCCCTATCTCAACAGTTTTTCTACTCACAGGGATTGGTGCCGCGCTGTGTGGCGTGTTTGGACTGAGCCATAGGAAACTCTTGACTCTTGTGCAGATGTAGCCCGCTCAACCGGTGACATCCACCGTCATTACAACCGCTCTAATTCGAACTATCATGAATCTAAAGCATATTGATCTAACTCCAGGTCCGGTAACTTTGCCTTGAATCTGCACACAGCCGAGGCTAATTTCACCGCCCGAAGCAGGTCTTAATCATGGCGATAAGAGTAACAAAACCGTACGATCACTACAAGAGCGTTCCGGAGTTGGCTGGAGAACCGCGGCAGAAGAAGAAAAAACCAAAGCTTATAGCGGTGGTAGATGAGGACAACTGCACGGGCTGTCAGGTGTGCATCCCATTCTGTCCTGTCGCTTGCATCGAAGCGCTATCTCATGAGAAGTACGGGATTCCCATCCCGCCGGTGCAGGTCCGCTTCGACGAATGCATCGGATGTCAGATCTGCGCCCGGGTCTGCACCAAACTCACTTGGGATGCTATCAGGATGCTCCCAACGGCGGAGTTTGAGGCCGTCTACGAGATCCCCATCTCGTAGCCAGACTCTCATTCTGTGCTCTCCACGAAAGTCGCTAAGAAAAAGATAACAGCCAGAGAGGTAGCTCACCCTTGAATCCCTCTTGCCACAGATCTTGCTGTACTCCCCAAGCAGTCAACCTTTAGATCACTTTAGATGAAGATGTCTGGCAAAACTCTTATTGTCATCGATCAGGGCACATCCTCTACAAAGGCTTTCCTTTTCAACCGCGACCTTCAACCGCTCTACTCCAAGAAGATAAATCATACAGTGTCCCGACCGAAACCGAGATGGGTAGAGTCTGACCCTTCTGACATAGTTCATGCGTGCCAGTCGCTAATCTCTGAACTTATCCGTGTCTGCTCTTCTGAATCACTAACGCCGTACGCTTTGGGCATGGCCTTTCAACGATCCACATTTTTGTTCTGGGATAAAAGAACGGGAGAGCCGCTTTCGCCTGCAATCAGCTGGCAAGACACGCGTGCATTTCAGATTACAGATGAACTGAAAGATCATAGCGAGTGGATCCAACAGACAACAGGAATTCCCTTCAGCCCGCATTTTGGCGGACCTAAATTCCTCTTTTCAATCCGGCACGATGCCCATCTTGCATCCGAAGTCCGGGCCGGAAACGTTTTCTACGGACCGCTCAGCGCTTTCGTAACGCACAGACTCACCGGGCGCGCGCTCATTGACGAATCGATTGCCGGCAGGTCCCTTCTGATGAATCTCCATAAAATGAAGTGGGACCTGAAACTGATGGATCTCTTCGAGCTACCTAGCGATCTCCTTCCACCACTCTCACCAACGCTGGCGGATTTTGGATCTGTAACAGAGGCCGACTCTCTCCCTCTCATATGCGTCGTGGGAGACCAGCAGGCTTCTCTCATCGGACAGGGGAGATGGAAAGTTGGAGATGCAGCCATGAATTTCGGTACTTCGGGCTCTGTTCTGATCAATAGCGGTCGAAAACCAGTTGTTGTTCTGTCCTTACTAAGTAATATTCTCTACTCCACCGCGGAGAGCCATCACTTTCTCCTTGAAGGGACGATCAACAGTGTAAGTTCGCTTTTCAAATGGCTGGAGAGCTACCTCGCCATTCCGCACGAAGATATGAGGTGGTATGAGAGGTGCGAGATAGCTACAAAGGGGATCGTTATACCCGGGATCAACGGTATTTCTGCCCCCTACTGGACAGGTGAGTTCGAGACCGTCATTTATGGACTTGGAGAGTCAGACCATCCCGATCATTTCGTCCGCGCAGCAATGGAATCGATAGGGTTGCTTGTGTACGATATCTGCGAAATTATAGAGAATCAGGGTGGAATCAGGCTTTCAGACATCGTCGCATCTGGTGGTTCATCGAGACCGCCGTTACTGCAGTTCATAGCCGATCTGCTCGCAGAAGACGTCTGGAGTTCCACAGGCAAAGACATGACGGCACTGGGGGTAGCAAAGCTGATGGCACATTATGAATGGGAGAAACCCCTGCAAGAACTTACCGGTGGTCGTGAAAGAAAGTTCAGTCCAGCCATGGAAGCAATAGAACGGGAGGAAAAAGTCTCCGCCTGGCGAGATACTCTGCATAAACTTGACATTATTGACAGATAATTGAAATCTCCGGGAGGTCACCATGAACCAGAATATCCCCACTGAACCGACGCGAGAAGATGCCTGGAATCTTCTTTGTGAGTATACAGAATCGGATTCCTTGCGGCGACATGCACTTGGAGTTGAACAGGTGATGAGAAAAATAGCTGAGAGATACAGCGCTGACCCCGATCTTTGGGGGATTACAGGACTGCTCCACGACTTTGATTACGAGAGATATCCTACCGCGGAAGAACATCCCTACATGGGAAACAAAATCCTTCAGGAGAAGGGGTATACAGATGAGGTCACCGACGCCATCATGGGACACGCCAATTACACCGGTGTGCCGCGGAAATCGATAATAGCTAAGGCACTCTACGCCGTAGACGAGCTGACAGGATTTATCTTCGCCGTCACTTACGTCCGGCCGTCGAAATCAATTCACGAGGTAAAGGTCAAATCGGTAAAGAAGAAGCTGAAACAGAGGAGTTTCGCGGCTTCAGTGAACCGGGAGGATATCGAGGAAGGAATCGAGGAACTGGCTGTGGATCGCGGCGAGCATATTCAGTTTGTCATCGATGCGCTCAAGGAGAAGG
The Candidatus Neomarinimicrobiota bacterium genome window above contains:
- a CDS encoding 4Fe-4S binding protein; amino-acid sequence: MAIRVTKPYDHYKSVPELAGEPRQKKKKPKLIAVVDEDNCTGCQVCIPFCPVACIEALSHEKYGIPIPPVQVRFDECIGCQICARVCTKLTWDAIRMLPTAEFEAVYEIPIS
- a CDS encoding FGGY family carbohydrate kinase, with product MSGKTLIVIDQGTSSTKAFLFNRDLQPLYSKKINHTVSRPKPRWVESDPSDIVHACQSLISELIRVCSSESLTPYALGMAFQRSTFLFWDKRTGEPLSPAISWQDTRAFQITDELKDHSEWIQQTTGIPFSPHFGGPKFLFSIRHDAHLASEVRAGNVFYGPLSAFVTHRLTGRALIDESIAGRSLLMNLHKMKWDLKLMDLFELPSDLLPPLSPTLADFGSVTEADSLPLICVVGDQQASLIGQGRWKVGDAAMNFGTSGSVLINSGRKPVVVLSLLSNILYSTAESHHFLLEGTINSVSSLFKWLESYLAIPHEDMRWYERCEIATKGIVIPGINGISAPYWTGEFETVIYGLGESDHPDHFVRAAMESIGLLVYDICEIIENQGGIRLSDIVASGGSSRPPLLQFIADLLAEDVWSSTGKDMTALGVAKLMAHYEWEKPLQELTGGRERKFSPAMEAIEREEKVSAWRDTLHKLDIIDR
- a CDS encoding HDIG domain-containing protein, encoding MNQNIPTEPTREDAWNLLCEYTESDSLRRHALGVEQVMRKIAERYSADPDLWGITGLLHDFDYERYPTAEEHPYMGNKILQEKGYTDEVTDAIMGHANYTGVPRKSIIAKALYAVDELTGFIFAVTYVRPSKSIHEVKVKSVKKKLKQRSFAASVNREDIEEGIEELAVDRGEHIQFVIDALKEKADELGLAGTFTRPD